A window of Rufibacter sp. LB8 contains these coding sequences:
- a CDS encoding LuxR C-terminal-related transcriptional regulator yields MTQRLPPSIDVFQQIWQNQPFDVGFQDFKLRKSSPEEAVSVFTLGSQFMYLHDCQTLQVLYISPSYEDITGFIEKPTVEFLYDIIHPEDREAVIKATWLAIDFAVLYKHLRPLHDVFSIDYRLRVANGDYIRVQRQDAIWETDRLGNITKTVSLFTNITGNKKSTDIQYGYNHPAFQEYLLSNKEILQVVTLSQREKEILRLLVKGKNSREIADLLHISDLTVNTHRRNMKTKLKAKSTAKLLLYALEQGLQ; encoded by the coding sequence ATGACGCAACGCCTGCCGCCTTCTATTGATGTATTCCAGCAAATCTGGCAGAACCAGCCGTTTGATGTGGGTTTCCAGGATTTCAAACTGCGCAAATCTAGCCCAGAGGAGGCGGTGTCTGTCTTTACCCTGGGCTCGCAGTTCATGTACCTGCATGACTGCCAGACACTACAGGTACTGTACATTAGCCCCAGCTATGAAGATATTACCGGGTTTATAGAGAAGCCCACGGTGGAATTTCTGTATGACATCATCCACCCCGAAGATCGCGAGGCCGTCATCAAGGCCACCTGGCTGGCCATTGACTTCGCGGTGCTGTACAAACACCTGCGGCCCCTGCATGACGTGTTTTCCATAGACTACCGCCTGCGCGTGGCCAACGGCGACTACATACGCGTGCAGCGCCAGGACGCCATCTGGGAAACCGACCGCCTAGGCAACATCACCAAGACCGTGTCTTTGTTCACCAACATCACCGGCAACAAAAAGTCCACTGACATTCAGTACGGCTACAATCACCCTGCCTTCCAGGAGTATCTGCTCAGCAACAAGGAGATTCTGCAGGTAGTGACCCTGAGCCAGCGCGAAAAGGAGATCCTTCGCCTCTTGGTCAAAGGCAAGAACAGCCGCGAGATAGCCGACCTGCTCCACATCAGTGACCTCACTGTGAACACCCACCGCCGCAACATGAAAACCAAGCTCAAGGCCAAAAGCACCGCCAAACTGCTGCTCTACGCCCTGGAGCAAGGCCTGCAGTAA
- the truA gene encoding tRNA pseudouridine(38-40) synthase TruA, which yields MRYFLEVAYDGTRFHGWQTQPNAVTVQQVLDDCLKKVFRLSIVETIGSGRTDTGVHASQQWVHVDLPQVMAAEEIQHKLNRILPPDIAIGQVFQVGPEAHTRFDAVQRTYEYRISLGRNPFLVRHAAMLSRKPDVEAMNQAAQALLELEDFTTFSKVKGDTKHYRCTISQVFWREEGNLLIFTISANRFLRGMVRLIVGTLLDVGKGKLTPAQFREIIERQDRSLASGAAPAQGLFLHRVEYPENYFQKQQMLFDQEAAAQAIMKPEQTAE from the coding sequence ATGCGGTATTTTCTAGAGGTGGCGTATGACGGAACGCGGTTTCATGGCTGGCAAACGCAGCCCAACGCGGTCACGGTGCAGCAGGTGCTGGACGATTGCCTGAAAAAAGTCTTCCGATTATCAATAGTAGAGACCATAGGCAGCGGCCGAACAGATACCGGCGTGCATGCCTCCCAACAATGGGTGCACGTGGACTTGCCACAGGTTATGGCCGCAGAAGAAATCCAGCACAAACTCAACCGAATCTTGCCACCAGACATTGCCATTGGGCAGGTGTTTCAAGTGGGGCCAGAAGCGCATACCCGGTTTGATGCCGTGCAGCGCACCTATGAATACCGAATCTCTTTAGGCCGAAATCCGTTTCTGGTGCGGCATGCCGCCATGCTTTCCAGAAAGCCAGACGTAGAAGCCATGAACCAGGCGGCGCAGGCGCTGCTGGAACTGGAAGATTTCACCACGTTCTCCAAAGTAAAAGGCGATACCAAGCACTACCGCTGTACCATTTCCCAGGTTTTTTGGCGCGAGGAGGGAAACTTGCTGATTTTCACTATTTCGGCTAATCGGTTTTTGCGCGGCATGGTGCGGTTAATTGTGGGCACGCTGCTGGATGTGGGCAAAGGCAAATTGACACCGGCGCAGTTCCGGGAAATCATTGAACGCCAGGATAGAAGCCTGGCCAGCGGGGCAGCGCCCGCCCAAGGTCTGTTTCTGCACCGTGTGGAGTATCCTGAAAATTATTTCCAGAAGCAGCAGATGTTGTTTGACCAGGAAGCTGCCGCCCAGGCGATTATGAAGCCAGAACAGACTGCGGAGTGA
- a CDS encoding DUF4293 domain-containing protein has product MIQRIQSVFLFLLVVAMVSLFFLPIWAKTNPADNQEYVLTAYQLGPVNGAATTSTIFIAVLAGLAGLIALYEIFQYKNRLTQMKLGMLNSLVMAGLMGLVFYYSSYVGEDLVKTTTQGDYLSGFYLPAVGLLMNVLANRFIKRDEDLVRSMDRLR; this is encoded by the coding sequence ATGATACAAAGAATTCAAAGCGTGTTTCTCTTCCTTTTAGTGGTGGCCATGGTATCTCTGTTCTTTTTGCCCATCTGGGCGAAAACCAACCCCGCTGACAACCAGGAATATGTGCTCACCGCTTATCAGTTAGGCCCCGTGAACGGTGCCGCCACTACCAGCACCATCTTCATTGCCGTGCTCGCCGGCCTGGCCGGACTAATTGCCCTTTACGAGATTTTCCAGTACAAGAACCGTCTTACGCAAATGAAACTGGGCATGCTTAATTCCCTGGTAATGGCAGGTTTGATGGGCTTGGTGTTCTACTATTCTTCTTACGTAGGCGAAGACCTGGTAAAAACTACTACGCAAGGCGACTACCTCTCAGGCTTCTATCTTCCGGCAGTTGGTCTGTTAATGAACGTACTGGCCAACCGTTTCATCAAGCGTGACGAGGATTTGGTGAGGTCTATGGATAGGCTGCGCTAG
- a CDS encoding DUF4476 domain-containing protein, whose translation MTRFYFSVFFLFLFTSLAQAQAPREAAILVESQRGERFYVVLGGKVINTVASNRVAVADLPAGNYWLDLKVVRRGRPLNIRAQVFLKAGFEAIYVLEPARRAGFVLRKVEEIPLQPQAPLPNPDAPNNAECRGAMDERQIERTLRFMKEEGFDDRRLEIAKGELKLAGSLYTDDLLLLMQAINFEDRRVALAKFAYAYICDLREFPRVIDAVDLPSSKHQLQDFIYKR comes from the coding sequence ATGACCAGATTCTACTTCTCCGTTTTCTTCCTATTTCTATTCACCAGCCTGGCGCAAGCCCAGGCACCACGGGAAGCTGCTATCTTAGTGGAAAGCCAGCGCGGCGAACGGTTTTACGTAGTCCTGGGTGGAAAAGTGATCAACACCGTGGCCTCTAACCGCGTGGCCGTGGCTGATCTGCCCGCCGGTAACTATTGGCTCGATTTGAAAGTAGTCCGGCGCGGACGGCCGCTCAACATCAGGGCGCAGGTTTTCCTGAAGGCCGGGTTTGAGGCAATCTATGTGCTGGAGCCCGCCCGGCGCGCAGGGTTTGTGCTCCGGAAGGTGGAGGAAATTCCTTTGCAGCCGCAAGCGCCGCTTCCCAACCCAGATGCACCCAACAACGCAGAATGCCGTGGGGCCATGGATGAACGGCAGATAGAGCGCACCCTTAGGTTTATGAAAGAAGAAGGTTTTGACGACCGTCGCCTGGAAATTGCCAAAGGCGAACTCAAACTGGCCGGCAGCCTCTACACCGATGACCTTTTGCTGCTGATGCAGGCCATCAATTTTGAAGACCGCCGCGTAGCCCTCGCCAAATTCGCCTATGCCTATATCTGCGACCTCAGAGAGTTTCCCCGGGTTATAGACGCCGTGGATCTCCCCAGCAGCAAACACCAACTCCAGGATTTTATCTATAAGCGGTAA
- a CDS encoding acetyl-CoA C-acyltransferase, with protein MAQDAYILDIVRTPVGKFGGSLSTVRPDDLAAHVIKALMARNPGVNPEDVEDIILGAANQAGEDNRNVARMAGLLAGLPKEIGGVTVNRLCASGLQSIMDASRAIKAGEGEVYIAGGVESMTRAPFVMAKADAAWSRSPEIHDTTIGWRFINPALSKLYHPFSMGETAENVARDWNVTREAQDNFALQSQERYQAAAQAGKFKDEIVPVTLPQKKGDPLVFDTDEHPRLSPLAKLAELKPAFIKENGSVTAGNSSGINDGAAAALIVSGDYVRKHNLKPMAKIVGAAVAGVDPAHMGIGPVPATRKVLERAGLEVKDLDLVELNEAFAAQAVACMQELGLDESKVNVNGGSIAIGHPLGASGTRVSATLLHEMQRRSDAKYGLATMCIGVGQGLAILYEKCDGSEG; from the coding sequence ATGGCGCAAGACGCATATATCCTAGACATAGTACGTACCCCGGTGGGGAAATTCGGGGGGTCGCTCAGCACGGTTCGGCCCGATGACCTGGCCGCGCACGTGATCAAAGCCCTGATGGCCCGCAACCCCGGCGTGAACCCCGAAGACGTGGAAGACATTATCTTGGGCGCGGCCAACCAAGCCGGCGAAGACAACCGCAACGTGGCCCGCATGGCCGGGCTGCTGGCGGGTCTGCCCAAGGAGATTGGCGGCGTGACCGTGAACCGACTGTGCGCTTCGGGTCTGCAGTCTATCATGGATGCCAGCCGCGCTATCAAAGCCGGGGAGGGCGAGGTCTACATTGCCGGTGGCGTGGAGAGCATGACGCGCGCGCCGTTTGTGATGGCGAAAGCAGATGCGGCCTGGTCGCGCAGCCCTGAGATTCATGACACCACCATTGGCTGGCGCTTCATCAACCCGGCTTTGTCAAAACTGTACCACCCGTTTTCCATGGGCGAAACCGCCGAGAACGTAGCCCGCGACTGGAACGTGACGCGTGAGGCGCAGGATAATTTCGCGCTTCAATCACAGGAACGCTACCAGGCTGCGGCCCAGGCCGGCAAGTTCAAAGACGAAATTGTGCCCGTCACGCTTCCGCAGAAAAAAGGCGACCCCTTGGTATTTGACACCGATGAACACCCGCGCCTCTCGCCGTTGGCGAAATTGGCCGAGTTGAAACCTGCCTTTATTAAGGAGAATGGCTCGGTAACCGCCGGGAATTCTTCGGGCATTAATGACGGTGCCGCCGCTGCTTTAATTGTAAGCGGAGATTACGTGCGCAAACATAACCTCAAACCCATGGCCAAGATTGTGGGCGCCGCCGTAGCGGGTGTAGACCCGGCGCACATGGGCATTGGGCCGGTGCCCGCCACCAGAAAAGTATTGGAGCGTGCTGGGTTAGAAGTCAAAGATTTAGATTTGGTGGAGTTGAATGAGGCATTTGCGGCGCAGGCCGTGGCCTGTATGCAGGAGTTGGGTTTAGATGAAAGCAAAGTGAACGTGAACGGTGGTTCCATTGCCATAGGTCACCCACTGGGTGCCAGCGGTACCCGCGTTTCAGCTACGTTGCTGCATGAAATGCAACGAAGGTCAGATGCCAAATACGGTTTAGCTACCATGTGCATTGGTGTAGGGCAGGGCCTGGCCATTCTTTATGAAAAATGTGACGGCTCTGAAGGATAA
- a CDS encoding OmpA family protein: MMLKHRILVLGTALTLLASGCGPFRSAVQKGDKDFAQGEYQLAIENYQAALAKGKNPGPVNFKLAEAYRLSNRLAQTDQYYKAALDAGVKNDETLFRYGKALKAAGKYEEAAAQLQSYLAVATNRTFIKEAQREVENLKVLPSILNKPSYQLVRPVPGTNTAASEFAPVVREGQLFFSASREETKYLGNGEGFQNIYFVAVADTGSAAPASLRPLEGPGTAPGIHDATPAFTNQGRTMVFARSNSGKKSGRQDVDLYVSQFKTGTWSEATLLSFNENSAWDATPAFSPDGKTLYFSSDRRGGQGGNDIWKTTLDAGGRFSRPENLGPTINTPGNEAFPHVAPDGTLYIASDGHSGLGGLDLFRINGDSVINLGTPINSIGDDFSIFFTETEKGFFASNRAGGQGGDDIYAFEKRQPKLVNFFVDGRVLERNTTTNTTTPMANARVTLQNAQGVKVTEVLSDATGAFTFKLDSASVYSVLGEREGYFAARQSVVTQGKTPPQSELTNPLTEIRLSTTLTLSKIVRNRAIVVENIFYDYDKSDIRPDAAVELDKLVQTLVDNPKITIELSSHTDSRGNDKYNQDLSQRRAQSAVDYIISKGIDPARITARGYGEAQPVVRNAKTEEEHQRNRRTEFKVTRIDE; encoded by the coding sequence ATGATGCTGAAACATAGAATTTTGGTCCTGGGCACTGCCCTAACGTTGCTAGCTTCGGGTTGTGGCCCGTTCCGGAGCGCCGTGCAGAAAGGCGACAAAGACTTTGCCCAAGGCGAATACCAGCTGGCGATAGAAAATTACCAGGCCGCGCTGGCGAAAGGCAAGAATCCGGGCCCGGTCAACTTCAAGCTCGCTGAGGCCTACCGCCTCTCTAACCGCCTCGCACAAACCGACCAATACTACAAAGCCGCCCTTGACGCCGGGGTGAAAAACGACGAAACCCTTTTCCGCTACGGCAAGGCCCTCAAAGCCGCCGGCAAATATGAAGAAGCCGCCGCGCAACTCCAGAGTTATCTGGCCGTGGCCACCAACCGCACCTTCATTAAAGAAGCCCAGCGCGAAGTTGAGAACCTCAAGGTATTGCCTTCCATTCTCAATAAACCCTCTTACCAATTGGTACGCCCGGTGCCCGGCACTAACACCGCCGCCTCTGAGTTTGCGCCCGTGGTGCGCGAAGGCCAGCTTTTTTTCTCGGCTAGCCGAGAGGAAACCAAATACCTGGGCAACGGCGAAGGCTTCCAGAATATCTATTTCGTGGCCGTAGCAGATACGGGTTCTGCCGCGCCAGCCTCTTTGAGACCGCTGGAAGGCCCCGGCACCGCGCCCGGTATTCATGATGCCACGCCAGCCTTCACCAACCAGGGCCGAACCATGGTCTTTGCCAGAAGCAACAGCGGTAAGAAGTCTGGTCGGCAAGACGTGGATTTGTATGTATCACAGTTTAAAACCGGCACTTGGTCAGAAGCCACTTTGTTGAGCTTCAACGAAAACTCCGCCTGGGACGCCACGCCTGCTTTCTCGCCCGATGGCAAAACGCTTTATTTCTCCTCAGACCGCCGCGGCGGCCAAGGCGGGAATGACATCTGGAAGACAACTTTAGATGCCGGTGGAAGATTTTCTCGTCCTGAAAATTTAGGACCCACCATCAACACGCCCGGCAACGAGGCATTTCCGCACGTGGCGCCAGATGGTACTCTGTACATCGCCTCAGACGGACACAGCGGTCTGGGCGGACTGGATTTGTTTAGAATCAATGGCGATTCGGTGATTAATCTCGGTACGCCTATCAATTCCATAGGTGATGATTTCTCCATCTTCTTCACCGAGACCGAGAAAGGCTTCTTCGCCTCTAACCGCGCCGGAGGGCAGGGCGGCGATGATATCTACGCCTTCGAGAAACGTCAACCCAAACTGGTCAATTTCTTTGTAGACGGCCGCGTGCTGGAGCGAAACACAACTACTAACACCACCACGCCCATGGCCAACGCCCGCGTGACGCTGCAGAACGCCCAAGGCGTAAAAGTCACCGAAGTACTTTCAGATGCCACCGGCGCTTTCACCTTTAAGTTAGACAGCGCCAGCGTGTATTCTGTGTTAGGCGAGCGGGAAGGCTATTTCGCGGCGCGGCAGTCTGTGGTGACGCAGGGCAAAACACCGCCGCAGAGTGAACTCACAAACCCATTGACCGAAATCAGACTTAGCACCACGCTCACGCTCAGCAAGATTGTGCGCAACAGAGCCATTGTGGTAGAGAATATTTTCTATGACTATGACAAGTCTGATATCAGGCCAGACGCCGCCGTGGAACTAGACAAACTGGTGCAGACGCTGGTAGACAACCCTAAAATCACCATTGAACTGAGTTCGCACACAGATAGCCGCGGCAATGACAAGTACAACCAAGACCTGTCGCAACGCCGGGCGCAGAGTGCCGTGGATTACATCATTTCCAAAGGCATTGACCCAGCCCGCATCACGGCCCGCGGTTACGGTGAGGCCCAACCGGTGGTGCGCAACGCCAAAACCGAGGAAGAGCACCAGCGGAACCGCCGCACCGAGTTCAAGGTGACCCGTATTGACGAGTAA
- the brxL gene encoding BREX system Lon protease-like protein BrxL: MEFENLEAKIDRVFTNAAIDKRRLAASGLKNRGVPGYVAEWVLETVVPGHGELSSADANKVQEWASRVIPKADEGNAIRNRLLAGERVKILTRVQIDVTLGQTKAVRNARLALIGIFDGRIGEDIIKQNPQLLNHGMWGVVELVYLTGQGVVITNFRPMQADANLDDWNEARAHFTIEEWRAVLLRSMGYNPDFYSPEQQMLVLARLLPLVQKHTHLIELAPRGTGKSYVYENISPQVRLISGGNVSPAVLFVNNTNGQGGLLTRYAVVVLDEVQTLKFESPAEIVGGLKGYMANGRITRGGLHEFASDCSFVLLANITLDSQSKPVNDPITQELPSFLQETAFIERIKGLIPGWEIPKLEQNSFALGFGLKADYFGDILVALRSHHSASDTFCARNIDLGERAYHRNKEAVTTLASGYMKLLFPHVQPTLAEFYTHCLKPAIKLRQGVWNLLYSQGGEYRKFDRAIVPILSE, translated from the coding sequence ATGGAATTTGAAAACTTAGAAGCTAAAATAGATCGTGTCTTTACTAATGCTGCCATAGATAAGCGCCGTTTAGCAGCATCTGGACTGAAAAACCGTGGAGTACCTGGCTATGTAGCTGAATGGGTACTTGAAACGGTTGTACCAGGCCACGGGGAACTCAGCTCTGCTGATGCGAATAAAGTTCAAGAATGGGCCTCTCGTGTTATTCCTAAGGCTGACGAAGGAAACGCTATTCGGAACCGGCTATTGGCTGGCGAGCGAGTAAAAATTCTCACTCGGGTACAAATTGATGTAACTTTAGGTCAGACCAAAGCAGTCCGCAATGCTCGTCTTGCCTTGATTGGCATTTTTGATGGACGCATTGGCGAAGACATTATTAAACAAAACCCTCAACTACTAAACCATGGAATGTGGGGGGTTGTAGAACTTGTTTATTTAACTGGTCAAGGGGTAGTCATAACTAATTTTAGACCCATGCAGGCCGATGCCAATCTAGATGACTGGAATGAGGCAAGAGCTCATTTTACAATTGAAGAGTGGCGCGCAGTCCTTCTCAGATCTATGGGTTACAATCCAGATTTTTATAGCCCTGAGCAGCAAATGTTAGTTCTTGCAAGGCTTTTACCATTAGTTCAAAAGCATACTCATCTAATAGAACTAGCGCCACGTGGTACTGGAAAGAGCTATGTATATGAAAATATATCACCACAGGTGCGCCTGATTAGTGGTGGTAATGTATCTCCAGCGGTTTTATTTGTAAATAACACAAATGGACAAGGTGGTTTGCTTACCCGTTATGCTGTTGTTGTATTAGACGAAGTACAAACCCTTAAATTTGAAAGCCCAGCTGAAATAGTTGGGGGGCTGAAGGGATACATGGCAAACGGTCGTATCACCCGTGGAGGGCTTCACGAGTTTGCCTCAGATTGTAGTTTTGTTTTATTAGCAAACATAACGCTTGATTCACAGTCAAAGCCTGTAAATGACCCTATTACACAAGAATTACCATCATTTCTACAAGAGACAGCCTTCATTGAACGTATTAAAGGCCTAATCCCAGGTTGGGAGATCCCTAAATTAGAGCAGAATAGCTTTGCACTAGGCTTTGGATTAAAAGCTGATTATTTCGGTGATATCTTAGTAGCACTTCGTAGCCACCATTCAGCTTCAGATACTTTCTGCGCCCGTAATATTGACCTAGGGGAGCGTGCCTATCATAGAAACAAAGAAGCTGTTACAACACTAGCTAGTGGGTACATGAAGCTTCTTTTTCCTCACGTTCAACCTACTCTTGCTGAATTTTATACTCACTGCTTAAAACCAGCCATAAAATTACGCCAGGGAGTATGGAACTTGCTTTATAGCCAAGGTGGAGAATATCGGAAATTTGACCGTGCCATTGTTCCTATTTTGTCTGAGTAA
- a CDS encoding 4Fe-4S dicluster domain-containing protein: protein MLNSFVIEAVFTAKFLSVIHQIIFLLVAALGIGLFVWQMRKITANINLGRDKDISGNVSERLNAVLLVAFGQQKMFKRPWPAFLHLFVYVGFLVINIEVIEILIDGIFGTHRVLGFLGPVYSALMATNEILGLLVVVACIIFIARRTLTKVPRLTRGPEMRAWPKMDANVILITEIVLMAALFAFNIADQKLAQLRGHDLPGYFPVTAGLVDLFGSNESTLSLIAGIGWWVHIVGILLFMNYLPSSKHFHIIMAFPNVYYSKLEPKGQFSNVESITHEIKAMLDPSYVVPPAPEGIDPQKFGAKDVEDLTWKQLMDSYTCTECGRCTSVCPANLTGKLLSPRKIVMDTRDRMEEVGHAPIIFAPAHYKEESERVKVSDERTLLRGYITPEELWACTTCNACVESCPVNINQLSTIIDLRRFLVLEESAAPAALNTMFSNIENNGAPWAFSPSDRFNWADDLFTASKN from the coding sequence TTGTTAAATTCGTTCGTAATAGAAGCAGTTTTCACCGCTAAATTCCTGTCTGTGATCCACCAAATCATCTTTCTTCTTGTAGCTGCGCTGGGTATTGGTCTGTTTGTCTGGCAGATGCGTAAAATCACCGCCAACATTAACCTGGGCCGCGACAAAGACATTTCGGGCAACGTGTCTGAGCGCCTCAACGCCGTTTTGCTGGTCGCGTTCGGCCAACAAAAAATGTTCAAGCGTCCGTGGCCAGCCTTTTTACACCTGTTTGTGTACGTGGGGTTCCTGGTCATCAACATTGAAGTCATCGAAATCCTGATCGACGGCATCTTCGGGACGCACCGCGTGCTGGGCTTTCTGGGGCCGGTGTACAGCGCATTGATGGCTACCAATGAAATTCTGGGGCTGCTGGTAGTAGTGGCCTGTATTATTTTCATTGCAAGAAGAACATTGACCAAAGTGCCCCGCCTCACCCGTGGCCCTGAGATGCGCGCCTGGCCCAAGATGGATGCCAATGTAATTCTTATCACAGAAATAGTATTGATGGCCGCTTTGTTCGCGTTCAACATTGCTGACCAGAAGCTGGCTCAATTGCGCGGGCATGACCTGCCGGGCTATTTTCCGGTGACCGCTGGGTTGGTAGATCTATTCGGGAGCAATGAAAGCACGTTGAGCCTGATTGCCGGTATTGGCTGGTGGGTGCACATTGTGGGCATTCTGCTGTTCATGAATTACCTGCCGTCTAGCAAGCACTTCCACATTATCATGGCGTTCCCCAACGTGTACTACAGCAAGCTGGAGCCGAAGGGCCAGTTCAGCAACGTGGAGAGCATTACGCATGAAATCAAAGCCATGCTGGACCCCAGCTACGTGGTGCCGCCCGCCCCCGAAGGCATTGATCCGCAGAAATTTGGCGCGAAGGACGTGGAAGACCTCACCTGGAAACAGCTTATGGATTCCTATACCTGTACCGAGTGCGGCCGCTGTACCAGCGTTTGCCCGGCTAACCTTACCGGCAAATTATTGTCGCCCCGTAAGATTGTGATGGATACCCGTGACCGGATGGAGGAAGTAGGCCATGCGCCCATCATCTTCGCGCCCGCACACTACAAAGAAGAGTCTGAGCGCGTGAAAGTCTCTGACGAGCGCACTTTGCTACGTGGCTACATTACTCCGGAGGAACTGTGGGCCTGTACCACCTGCAACGCCTGCGTGGAGTCCTGCCCTGTGAACATCAACCAGCTGTCTACCATCATTGACCTGCGTAGGTTCTTGGTGCTTGAAGAATCTGCGGCACCAGCAGCGTTGAACACCATGTTCAGCAACATTGAGAACAACGGTGCCCCGTGGGCTTTCTCGCCCAGTGACCGCTTCAATTGGGCTGATGATTTGTTTACAGCTTCAAAAAATTAA
- a CDS encoding AIR synthase related protein: MENRYLQRGVSASKEDVHNAIKNIDKGLFPQAFCKIIPDLLVGDPDYCNIMHADGAGTKSALAYLYWRETGDLSVWKGIAQDAIIMNTDDLLCVGATDNILLSSTIGRNKNLVPGEVIAAIINGTEEVLQMLRDNGIGIYSTGGETADVGDLVRTIIVDSTVTARMKRSEVISNHTIQPGDVIVGFSSYGQTTYETEYNGGMGSNGLTSARHDMFGNYLAKQYPESFDPAVPADLVYSGNCSLTDINEETGLTVGKLVLSPTRTYAPLVQAILKDYRSQLHGMVHCSGGAQTKVLHFTKNVHIIKDNLLSVPPLFRLIQEQSNTSWQEMYKVFNMGHRLEIYVPENIAQDLISIAKSFNLDAQIIGRVEASQQNELTITSPYGEFKYQG; the protein is encoded by the coding sequence ATGGAAAACCGGTATTTGCAGCGCGGCGTTTCGGCCTCCAAAGAAGACGTACACAACGCCATCAAGAACATTGACAAAGGCTTGTTTCCCCAGGCATTCTGCAAAATCATTCCAGACCTGCTGGTGGGCGACCCCGATTATTGCAACATTATGCACGCCGACGGCGCCGGTACCAAATCTGCCTTAGCGTATCTTTACTGGCGTGAAACCGGTGACTTATCTGTCTGGAAAGGGATTGCGCAAGATGCCATCATCATGAATACTGATGACCTTTTGTGCGTGGGCGCCACCGATAATATTCTGCTGTCTTCCACCATTGGCCGCAACAAGAACCTGGTGCCTGGCGAAGTGATTGCCGCCATCATCAACGGCACCGAGGAAGTCCTGCAGATGCTCAGAGACAACGGCATCGGCATTTACAGCACCGGCGGCGAAACCGCTGATGTGGGCGATTTGGTGCGTACCATCATTGTGGACAGCACCGTGACCGCCCGCATGAAACGCTCTGAGGTTATCTCCAACCACACTATCCAGCCCGGCGATGTGATTGTCGGCTTTTCGTCTTACGGCCAGACCACTTATGAAACCGAGTACAACGGTGGCATGGGCAGCAATGGACTCACCAGCGCCCGCCATGATATGTTCGGTAATTACCTGGCCAAGCAGTACCCAGAAAGCTTTGACCCGGCCGTACCCGCAGATTTGGTGTATTCCGGCAACTGCAGCCTCACAGACATCAATGAAGAAACCGGCCTTACCGTGGGGAAATTGGTGTTGTCGCCAACCAGAACCTACGCGCCTTTGGTGCAGGCTATTTTAAAAGATTATAGAAGCCAATTACACGGCATGGTGCATTGCAGCGGCGGGGCGCAGACCAAAGTGCTGCATTTCACCAAAAACGTGCACATCATCAAAGACAATTTGTTGTCCGTTCCGCCGCTGTTCAGGCTAATTCAGGAGCAGAGCAACACCAGCTGGCAGGAAATGTACAAGGTTTTCAACATGGGCCATCGTTTGGAGATTTATGTGCCTGAAAATATTGCCCAGGATTTGATTTCTATTGCGAAGTCGTTCAACCTGGACGCCCAGATTATTGGCCGCGTAGAAGCCAGCCAACAAAACGAACTCACCATCACCAGCCCCTACGGCGAGTTCAAGTACCAAGGATAA
- a CDS encoding (Fe-S)-binding protein, with amino-acid sequence MSEKKQIQVPVMADMAARGETPEVLFWVGCAGAFDDRYKAVTRAFVRILEHVGTSYAVLGMEETCTGDPAKRAGNEFLFQMQAMTNIATLDGYGIKTIVTACPHCFNTIKNEYPALGGNYEVIHHSTFLQNLINEGKVKIAGGGEFKGKRITFHDSCYLGRSNSIYEAPREVLAALDADLVEMKRSRANGLCCGAGGAQMWKEPEPGSKDINVERAEEAIGTGATIIASACPFCMTMMADGVKSHNKEDSVQVFDIAELIAQAEGLNA; translated from the coding sequence ATGTCAGAGAAAAAACAGATACAAGTACCCGTTATGGCAGACATGGCCGCCCGCGGTGAAACCCCTGAAGTTTTATTTTGGGTAGGCTGCGCCGGCGCCTTTGATGACCGTTACAAAGCCGTGACCCGCGCCTTCGTGCGTATTCTGGAGCACGTGGGCACCAGTTACGCCGTTTTGGGCATGGAGGAAACCTGCACCGGTGACCCCGCCAAGCGCGCGGGTAACGAATTCCTGTTCCAAATGCAGGCCATGACCAACATCGCTACGCTAGACGGTTACGGCATCAAAACCATTGTCACCGCCTGTCCGCATTGCTTCAACACCATTAAGAACGAATACCCAGCCCTGGGCGGCAACTACGAAGTCATTCACCACAGCACGTTTTTGCAGAACCTGATCAACGAGGGCAAAGTGAAAATTGCCGGCGGCGGCGAATTCAAAGGCAAACGCATCACGTTCCATGATTCTTGTTATCTGGGCCGTTCCAACAGCATCTATGAAGCCCCCCGCGAAGTTCTGGCTGCTTTAGACGCTGACTTGGTTGAGATGAAACGAAGCCGCGCCAACGGACTTTGCTGCGGTGCCGGTGGTGCCCAAATGTGGAAAGAACCAGAACCCGGCAGTAAAGACATCAACGTGGAGCGCGCCGAGGAAGCCATTGGCACCGGGGCCACCATCATTGCCAGCGCCTGTCCGTTCTGCATGACCATGATGGCCGACGGTGTGAAAAGCCACAACAAAGAAGACAGCGTGCAAGTCTTTGACATCGCAGAGTTGATAGCCCAGGCCGAAGGCTTGAATGCGTAG